In Cytobacillus oceanisediminis, the following proteins share a genomic window:
- a CDS encoding GNAT family N-acetyltransferase, translated as MTFPFETERLLLRTMQADDLDAVYEIWGSPEVMKYCGGASSKSRVQRSIDFYQRLQNEKGYSVYTVLLKETSAIIGVCGFNPAENEHEVELLYHFNQHCWGKGYAAEAAAACVAALRKNCPNVRKMIAAVDPANPASGKVLGKIGMTAAGMKWFDDTQQEELCYEMEFA; from the coding sequence ATGACCTTTCCTTTTGAAACGGAACGGCTCCTGCTTCGGACCATGCAGGCCGATGATCTGGATGCAGTTTATGAGATTTGGGGCAGCCCGGAGGTAATGAAATACTGCGGCGGCGCCAGCTCAAAAAGCCGTGTCCAGCGCTCCATCGATTTTTACCAGCGGCTGCAGAATGAAAAAGGCTACTCTGTTTATACTGTTTTGCTAAAAGAAACCTCCGCCATCATTGGAGTTTGCGGGTTTAATCCGGCAGAAAATGAACACGAAGTCGAGCTCCTCTATCATTTTAATCAGCATTGCTGGGGAAAGGGATATGCTGCTGAAGCAGCGGCTGCATGCGTGGCCGCTTTAAGGAAAAATTGCCCGAACGTCCGGAAAATGATCGCGGCTGTGGATCCGGCCAACCCTGCATCCGGGAAGGTGCTCGGGAAAATCGGCATGACCGCAGCTGGAATGAAGTGGTTTGACGATACACAGCAGGAAGAACTCTGTTATGAAATGGAATTTGCGTAA